In Monodelphis domestica isolate mMonDom1 chromosome 1, mMonDom1.pri, whole genome shotgun sequence, the sequence CTGTCTGAACTAGCCACTTACACTGTCTTTGAGGCAGAAAGCTGTCATTGATTAAAATCTGATGTAACTCCAGAAGTTCCTTGCTCTTCTTTGATTCTCCTTTGGACTCCTAAAATCCAAGATTCAGTGAGTAGATAAGTACATATATTCACATGGATGTGATTATGTATCTGCATATGAtatgaaaatgagagagaagagatctGACTCTTAGATATTAAAATGACTGCTCAAATAAATTCAGCAACTAAGATAAGACATAGACACTTAAAAGACTGAGGAGCATCTTACCATCTTATGTCCATTCCATGATTAAATGTCCTGAGTACTTAGGAATATCCACCTTTACTTGATACTCCAGCTGTCTGGAACAAGACCAGGGCCAAACTTTCCCCCATTATATAAAAGCTTGGAGAAGATACCTAGGAACCATCCACATCTCTAGGACACTTTTGCCATCACTCACCCTCTCTGAAGTGTGTGGTTTCGTACTCTTTCGACTTGACTTTCTGTAAGCTTTGTTAATTTTCTGCACTGGAGTCTTGAGACCTAGTGACCAGAAGACCAAACTTCTCTTCAGGTAACTTATATTTCATCCCTAAGCTCCCATTTTGTGCCTTGTTAGTAGCTGGGTCTTTCTTTCAGTACCGAACATAATTAAGATGACAGTGTGGTGGAGCATAGGGTAGAATTCTGTATGATTATTAATCTAGAACATTaaccctccccactcccccacccccatagtcTAAAAAATAGGGGAACCAGGACAATGTATGTGTAGTGTGAGACTAAAGGGCCCTATACATGAAGGCAGCCCCTCTAGCTCTACCTTTTCTCTTCACCTCAGGAGTTGATTTGGGCCTTCTGGGAGGTGATACTTTTATACTTGCTGGATAATTCAACACTGGACTCTGaagaaatgtaagaaaaattCTGATTTGAATGAGCAACTTTACTTCAATTCTTATCCCTAACTCTTCCCAAATTAATTCCTTCACCAAACATGTACTGAATCACTAGGACAAATATACTCACTATGCTCATATTTCAATACCTGaaggatctatgattttgttTATGTGGTACTCCCTGTACAAACACAGAATTTTACCCTGCTCTTCCTTAGGAAATAAGTTTTAGCACAGTGTGCTATTTTATGATAAGTGAGTCTTAATGGAGACCAACTATATTGGtcctgagaaaaaaaaaaagacatccaaCCTATCATAGACCCCAAACCCAAAACTTTTCCAGCCTGGTAGAGCCTGGGAGGCCCAGTGTTACATGATCTCTTTACCAGGATGAAGCCTCATAGGAGGTCTGTGAAATGTTATTCTGAAAGTGTAGGAGAAAGTATccagaagaaattgaaaatactGTCCCTACTGTGAAGGAATCCaattttagaggggaaaaaaaaacctaaaataaaaacattgctTTTCTCAAGACTCTCCCCCACCTAGAATTttgttcattctctcttccttcttcatcaTTCCACCAATGAGAAgttaaattttggggggaaaggagtATTAGTTGCACCCTTTTCTTATCTGAGATCAGTAGCAGACATTTATATATCCCTGACCTTTTACAGGTCATCCTTCTTCCCCATTCCCAGAAGTACTTATTATTATTGGTGCCTTGTTTAAATTATAGCAGCTTAGGTGAGGGCTAATTCCAACACATTCCTTGGGCTTTCTCGATGACCCTAACTGAGTGTTCAGGATATACTTCTGCTTATCAGTAACCAAACCAGATCTCACTCATTGCTCTGAGCAGCAGAACTGAAGGAGCATCCCAGGCTGAGGAGTGAGATGTCCCTGGCTGGAGTCAACACAGATTGAGCTGGGCCAGAAGTTAGAGTTCTATTCCAGACTAAGAcactaaccagctgtgtgactttagccAAATTACTTCTGTTGgggctttagtttccttctctgtaacaaagaatttataatctCTTTGAGCTCAAAAAGTCTAAATCTTTAGTAGCAATAAGAGCTTAATGCTCTTAAGAAAGGCAGCAAACTGTGTAATTGGTGAACACTTGAAAAGCAACactcaaaaaaagtaaaattccaTGAAAATTCTAATGTCAGAAAAAGAGGACAGCTCCAACATTATCTATTTTCTGTGGCAGTGACAAAAAAACACGCTGCCATCATGTTATATAAAACACACATGTGTGACCAAGAACAGAATTTCTAAACTTCcaagtaattttattttgtctccaAATCATTATTCCTAAGGACAAAGTCTATACAGGGACTCTGAACATTGAGGTCATCAAAGACTTTAGCTTGACTAAAGAGTGCACATCCTTACCTCCTGCTCTGTTATAACTGAGTGAAACTTCCCCAAAGCTAGCCCAGACAGCAAGGTTACCAGTGCTGAAATCTCCAATACTCATCTTTAGAGCCTCGTCAAATGAATGAACATCTTTCCTTTAGATCCTCCTGGCTCTTACCTGAAGGTTTATTCTGTGCACATCTAATATCAGCTTTGTCTTAGAGAACTGACGCTCCTGACAAAGGTTCTTTTCATTCGTTCTGTCCAATTGATCTATATTTGAAGGAGCAAATGCTTTGTCTTCCTCAGACAAAGAACTAATGGGAAGAAGAATAAGCAGAGAGTAAATAGTAGTTTTATTCTAAAAGACTAAGAATAAAGGGTTAAAAATGGCTTAAAGGGCCAGTGAAGTTTCCCTAGCTTGACCACAGAACAAGGTCTGCATAAACCAATGCTCTGTCTGCAAAGTCATGTGCCTAGTTGAGCAAAAGTAGAAACAGATTAGGAGGGAACATGTATTGTACTTATCCTTCTTGACTTGGAAAGAAACGGATTCATCTTTTGGTCTtcacagaaaagaggaaaggagaggaaggtggaaaaggaagagaagaattcacAATTATATCACACTTTTGGggcttgcaaagtgcttcacatcCATTCTCATTTAATTCTGCCAATAATCCTATGAAATAGGTAcaattatattcttattttatagaggaaaaaccaAGATCCttagaggctaagtgatttttcttaaggtcaaatagctaataagtgtcagaaggaaaactcaaacccaggtcttttctttctgattccaagtgtTCCACTACCCCCATGCTACCCTCTAAACAATGCTCACCTCATTAATTCATGCTTGGGAAATACATAGCCCCAGGATGGCAAGGATTCCAGATGTGGATATGAAGGTGGAGTGACTGGAGATGGTGGAGGCACCTTAAGCCATCGATGTATCAACTGGGAAGAACAGGGCTGCCCACCAGTAGGGACTTgtgatgatttctttttcttgaaaagaAACAATCATGAAAACAACTCCTTCATTTCCCTGTCATCACTGAAGGATTCCTAATTCTTCCAATTAACACACTAGCTTTATTATTAGTAAGTCCTAATTTGTCCCTTACTATCTTCTAGGCACAATTCCTACTTTATTTTGTATAACTTCTCACTTTCCATACAGCACCATTCTTGTCTAATTTTCTCTCTAGCAAGTCCCTGACACCATTCTGGTAGGTAGCTAGGCCTATGTCATCTTCCCTGGCACTCAATTAGAGGTGTCTCCTccaaaaagaaaacttttcccTGAAGATGGATAAACATAAATATGTAAGGGAAGAGATTTTTGGAATGGAGAGAAGTTTGGTGATGCCACTTGGAAGGGTACATGTCCTAAAGGCAAAAGCTGGGAGCTGAGAAGAACTAGTGGGGGGaaaatttaaacagaaaaaaagcatcaacattttgatcaatgatactaaACCAAGAGTTTACAACCTTCTGATCTGCTGTTTCACTGATCCACTCCTCGCATGGAATAATTCTGTTGGTCTTCAAGGAAACAACTGGCTTCTTATCCAGGCTTGGTCCAAACAAACTAAGCAAGAAAAGACCTATGAATTACAAGTGGGGACTTCTCTACCCATAAAATATAATGATTAGTCAGAAAATAATGAGGTTACTTCTATAAGTATGCCACAAATGCTGGTTGACAATAGTGGTGGTTTCTCTCTCTGAGCAGCTATGCAAGTAAGTTAAATTCAATGGCAAGGTCTGTACAGAATGTGATAAGTAGAGGCATGTACCAAAGTGACAGGGTGTGGTCTGTCAGGTTATTCTTCATCTTTAATAGCATCTTTAACATACCTCAATCAGAGCTTGAGAGCCACAAGACACAAGAGTCActgatttcctttttcagttaCTTTACTATAAGGAACGCTAGCATACTTTATTTTGTACAGTAGTACAACTCAGGAGTTATTCTGTGCAAGTATGACTGGGTTTTAAGACTGAGGCAAAATGTCTAAGAAAGGATCCACCTAAAAGAAGCTCCTGACAAGTAGGGAGAAAAAGGGGGCGGGGTTAATTCTAATTTCTGTTCTGAAAAATCTTTACCCTCCAAAGAAAGACCTACAGGTAGAAAATCTCTAGATGTTTATTCAAGTATAAAATCTAAGGAGTCCCAAGGCTAGGTACAGTACTCACTTCTGGTCAGGTTTCTTGTGTTCCCCTTGTTCATTTGGCATCCATACCATAACCAGATTCCCAACATCTGGACATTTTGGCAGAGATGCATTCAAATTCAGGACTGGAAGCtataacaaaaaaatgaaaagcccTGAAGAATGCTAATTTACCTCCTGGGCCTATAGGGCCCCAGTACACAGTTCCAAGTAAGTACCCAACTTCCATCTTAACCCATGAGCTTATATAAACAAAGGTACTGCTAGAAGGAAGGTAATATACTAGATGGCACAGGAGTCATTGATAACAATGATAATAGCTGACATGTTTGATGGTTTATTGGGTAATACATATTGATACTACATatgagtgtatatatacatatgtattagaACCTCACAACACAtatcttttccttaaaaagaacctcacaacaaccctgtaattattattattagatagagtcattattcttctcattttatagataaggaaacgaGGCTCATTGAGGCTGTATAATATTgtaggtttttaaattaataataactaaatattatattttataaagttttattaataactaaagcaaaagaactgcctgactttagCCAGGTTGCAGGTTCAAAAGAGGACAAGAGAGGGGTTACAGTCACTTAAACAGAATCACGCAAAACGTGGAAACgcaggaaaaatggaattttgggaaattttaaAGGACTTCTGGAAGATGAAATCCAAagactcaaaatctccatttatacaatatcATAGGTCACATCCAAGTTAAATGATGGAGCTAGGATTTAAACTGAGGTATTCAGATTCTAGGGGTATATTCTGGGTGGTGTAGTGAATAAAGTGACCAagctagagtcaggaggacctgaattcaaatgcagccaGAAATACTAACTAGATGACTTtcagcaagtcatataaccctatttgcctcagtttcctcatctttaaaattaattgggggatgaaatggcaagctacttcattatctttgccaagaaaacctcaaatgaggtcacaaagagtttggACACAACTAATTAACAAAACAACAACCTCAGATTCTAAATCTAATGTGTTTTCCATTAGATTACATTATGTCTAGCAATTCTATCTACCCAGTGCTTCCTAAAAAGCCAGCAAAGTCTGGTAAAACCTTTAGGTGGTCCATTAAAtgtccattaaaaaaatttaacaccCAATACTGTTTTGTTTCAATACACATCTGAGTCAGCTTCTGTGGACAAGATTATCTGCTTCCTTACAGGAATACCTGTTACACTGCCCATCCTCCCCAGAAGTTATCCCCCACAGCTCTGGAGCTGGGTAGACTTTTAGGGGAGCAAATGCAATGTTCCTTTCTAGGTACCCTTTGCAATTTGCCTACCACTTCTGGGATAGACTATCCTATGCTACTTCAACATATGCCCCTTTGGTGGATTAAATATCTATAGTATCACAAAGATTAGGAGGCCAATAAATCTCCTCCTTATATTTGACTATTCAGTTAGAGGggtgtttccatttcttttctcccaaATCACCAAGTTCTCTACAGATCCAGGACAACTGCTCTGAGTCCTGTTTAACAACAATTGAATAATCTCTATATACATAGGTCTTCTTATCAATGATATCCCCAAATTGATTCTATACTTGAAGAGGTCATGGTTTTCTTTGGTCATGAAGCAACAGGCACTATCCAAGAATATTATTATGATTGTTGTACAGTCATATccgagtcttcctgaccccatttaggattttcttggcagagataatttccttctccatatcattgtacagatgaggaaactaagacaaacagggttaagtggcttgctcaagaATAAAAAGTATTAAATGAGGATAACACATTTCATTCTATGCTGTGCAGCTCAGCTGGAAAGACATCCTATATGACATATTTGGATTATTTTTCTTGATGACTTACTTTGGCAGGTTTTCGATGCTTATGGTCAAACCTCTGACCCGGGAAGTCTTTCAGAGGCTTGAATCCCAACAAATGGGATCCTCTGAAACTGAAATACAGACatcaaaggaaataagagaaagtgAGGGAAAAATAAAGGCTAGGGGAGGGGAACTCTTGAGTCACTCATGCCTAGAGCAATAGCCCTTCTGCATAATAACTCATTACTTTATGATTTCCCTTTTTAATCTGTTTCCCTATCCAGGTCAAAGATGCATCAAGATCAACAGATAGATATGGAGAATCTACTATGTGTAGGACACATGATTAGGTCACAAGGAAGTATAAGACAATCCCTGTCTTCAAGAGATGGTCTAGTTGGTAAGATAGGAAATGTACATAAAAAACCAAAGGCTATTGAATATGTATTAGCTGTTGttattgctcagtcattttcagttatattgagtctttgtgaccccatataaggcttttttggcaaagatactacataagtttgccatttccttctctccctcatttgacagatgaggaaactgagaccaacaggattaagtgacttgcccagggtcacacatctaggaagtgtctgaaggtgtaaaccttaaaattccttacacttataaatgttggaaatttcaccattgggatatttcatacttggaaaatttcttactgatagtctattggaatgggaaccccattggcatgggaggttccttctcttcccttcttcagattactttaggacagaaaccttttgctgaacaatggaaaggactttgacctatgcttaagcatagaacaggaatttctttgagtcatgattgattttagaattgatacaatggagatacttggaatcaatctccaccctattcagtcctaacaggattgaataagggctgcagcctagatcaaaatttaattattccaatctctaccctactcaggttaacaggatttagaaagggctgtagcaaaggagcaaagatttaattatttgaaaatatgaccttcaacagacatgtgcaaagcctctgggcggtcctgggttaagctagagcctccattggcacagggaaattgatggagagtgattggtagatgtgagaactgaggggaggcaacttggagggtttccttaaggataggggggtctgaagactcgaggggtggttgagaagttggtcggtgtggttggtgtgtgctctgagaagcttgctctgaaggaagctgaaagtgggggcctctgagactgtttctccatttttggtcacgtgagtaatagggactgatctctttcctttgccccagctatctaagggcttgggccttttggcccagcctaaacagaaggggtatttaagccctatttccttctctcccttttctctctctctctctctaattacttcctcctattgtaattaaactccataaaagattgacggctgacttaagttttcatttaggaattacatagctgattccttggcgaccttaaattaatatatatcagtcttttaaagtgatttccttgtcacaaaggtcagatttgaacacaggaaaatgaatcttcctgactctgggcccagcacgctatccattgtgccacctacctgctccatGAGTAGTAAAGATTAGTAACTActatagaaattctgaaaaaatgGAAGACCAATCATTcgtaaaagaagaaatcagataAGATTTCATTGAGGTAGGAGAATTTGAGTTGTACCTAGAAAAGTAGTCCAGTGAAGAGGAGAGTTTCAGGCTGAACATCTGAGACCTGGATTCAGGTCACAGATCacatacttactggctatgtgaccatgagtaaAGCATTTTACTTTTTCCAACCTTAGCTTCTCTCATATACAAATgggaatattaaaatattaatattaaatattaaattaaaattaaattaatttaaaaattaaataaaaatattaaaaatatatcccCTTCATAGGTTTGGCATGAGGAATAGACGTTGTAAGtcgtttttttttaaacccttaccttccgtcttggagtcaatactgtgtattggctccaagacagaagagtggtaagggctaggcaatgggggtcaagtgacttgcccagggtcacacaactaactttgtaagtcttaaagcaatatgtaaatataatttgtAATTGTAGCTGTTAAGCAGATATAGGAAAATGGacaactaggttgctcagtggatagagaatcaggcttggagaagagaagtctgggttcaaatatggcctctgacatttcctaccTGGGTGAACTTACATTTAACttcagctcttctgctttggattcAATACTCACAGCCTAAAAATAGGTGACAGTTttagggaagggggaaaagataGGACATAAATAAGCTGAGGCTTATGGAGAACATTCCAAATAGTAGAAACATTATAATTGAAGGTACAGAGGTGAAAATCAGAATTGAGTGATCAGAGAACAATGGTTAAACTAGTTTAGCTAAAGGATAAGGTTCATGTAGGAGAACGGGGAGATAAAGCTGTCGAGGGAGCGAGAAGTCTGCAATGACAAACCCAAGTTTTAACTTTATTCTGTAAACCACAAAAAACCTGTGAAAATTTTTGAGTAAGGGAGAAGACATGCTAattaacattttaagaaaatcagtATGATCTAGGTATTCAGGGCAAACTGAAAGAAGAGGCTAAGATCAGTTAGGAAGTTATTTCCATAGACTAAGCATTAGTCAGTGCCCTTGTGGATCTGAACTAACATAGTAGCCACAGGAATGGAAAGTAGATAAGACATAGATTAATATAGTTGAATTGACAGGGCTCACCAGATGTAGCAGTTCCCTGTCAACTCTGCACTATAGTTTTGGGCCAGAAGAAAAGTGTAAATGTATGTCAACCACGTGTCTAGCTTCACACAGTGGAAGAGGCAGTAGTCCATACTTttctccagagttcaaatcctagagTGCCTGAATATGATATTATCCCTTCCTCAATTATACTCTATCTcatagacccccccccccaccaggtaccactgaacaaaaaaaaacaacaattattCACTATAAAGCATATCAAAGTACCTATATCTAGACTTCAAGAAGATCCAGTTTTCGATTCAAGTATTTATTGTGTACGTTGTTAACTATGTCCCAGATACTATGGCAGATACAAGAATAAGAACCACCTCTCTGACTCCTGGAGTCAATATAATTTCATGCATGAAGCAATTAGAGTAATCCTACCAATTAACATCCTAAATATTCTTAATCCATTTGCAACTGATCAAGTGTAATTAAACACTTCTATTGGAACACACAAAATTGGagtatttctttttctcaccTTAATATCTACTTTCTTCCCATGGCAAACCCACTGTGACAAAGCAATTGTTTCTTAATCTGGTGTCAACGTGGagtctagaaacccccaaacttgtggcTTAGAAAGATTTAAACCTGAGGCTTTTACCTGGTCACGTGAGAGTTCCTCCCtaagggaaagtcctacttcaccagTCTCAAGTATTGTTGTGTTGTGTTGTCAAAATTTGCCAAGGGTGCCTACCTTTCTCTGGCATAAGTGTCAATGCATCAGGCATTGGGGAGTGCCCCCAAATGTCAATTACCCATACCTGTACCCCAAGGCTTTCCCACCATTAGTGACAGCATCCAACCCATTTGTCTGTTTGTTTGGTCAGCAATGTCcagtcttgaccaaaagggggctgttgtgtcaacatggaatctagaaacccccaaacttgtagcctagaaagatttaaacctgaggctttcacaTGGTGGcctgagagttcctccctgagggaaagtcctacttcaccagTCTCAGACTAATAGACCTTGAGTTATAGTGCAGTAGGTAGCTGGTCAGTCTTATAAgcaaaggtcctgagttcagtcCTCCAAAGGGGAatgtgatacaatgggagaagcttctaaggcaaaaagaggcatCTGATGGAAATAGCCATGCCCATTCAGAACTAACCCAATGTCTATTGTTAATCTGAGACTGGtaaagtaggactttccctcagggaggaactctcaggCCACcaggtgaaagcctcaggtttaaatctttctaggctacaagtttgggggtttctagattccatgttgacatggcTTCTCAAATTCTGGGGCTCAGCTCTAAAACATGACTACCTAGGATTCTGAAACACGTGGTTTCTGGCGTTTTCATTGATGATTTACCTGCTTTGTAAATGCGAGTCAAACTTAGAACATTCACCAGAATACCGGAAGAAAGGTCTGTTGATTCTCTTGGCCAAAATAGAAGAATCTGGTAGAACTAAGTCCACCACTTTAAGAGTTGGCAGTTCATCTAATTCACCTAGAAAAGCAGACCAGAATCAAAACTCGTAAGGAGGCCAAACATACCAAGTATATGGGTCTTAGAATAAATGTGAAAGGGCCTAAGCAATTCACCATCACTTTTCTTGGGAGTTGTGGAAAGTGGTTCAAGAATTCGAGGATGGCCCCTCTGAAGCCTTCGGATCGTTTCCCAACAGTGTGGATGTTGGCAAATAGCTTGATCACAGGTGGTCTCGTCCAATTGACTGATATCTGCTAATCTGATATTTATCAGAGGTTTAACATTAAAACCAACCTCAAGATCATTGGCCATCTAGGGAAACAAGAATTATATAAATTAGGGAACATTACACCTGATTGATGGTTATATATGCATGGCAACATGTAGCCTACATCTTAATTTTATTATGAAAACCTGTGTCACCTCAAAGAAGAATTCGATTGGGGACCAAAGGGATAGATGGTTCAGATATCT encodes:
- the C1H9orf43 gene encoding uncharacterized protein C9orf43 homolog isoform X2, translated to MANDLEVGFNVKPLINIRLADISQLDETTCDQAICQHPHCWETIRRLQRGHPRILEPLSTTPKKSDGELDELPTLKVVDLVLPDSSILAKRINRPFFRYSGECSKFDSHLQSSFRGSHLLGFKPLKDFPGQRFDHKHRKPAKLPVLNLNASLPKCPDVGNLVMVWMPNEQGEHKKPDQNLFGPSLDKKPVVSLKTNRIIPCEEWISETADQKKKKSSQVPTGGQPCSSQLIHRWLKVPPPSPVTPPSYPHLESLPSWGYVFPKHELMSSLSEEDKAFAPSNIDQLDRTNEKNLCQERQFSKTKLILDVHRINLQSPVLNYPASIKVSPPRRPKSTPEVKRKGLKTPVQKINKAYRKSSRKSTKPHTSERESKGESKKSKELLELHQILINDSFLPQRQSMEEKIEDTDPVQSQLFEFKAWGVRSKKKKGSSRKKKRSREESLEPIQIPQLHIDSDEQEAVPLTPPSSREPE
- the C1H9orf43 gene encoding uncharacterized protein C9orf43 homolog isoform X1, producing the protein MESKMANDLEVGFNVKPLINIRLADISQLDETTCDQAICQHPHCWETIRRLQRGHPRILEPLSTTPKKSDGELDELPTLKVVDLVLPDSSILAKRINRPFFRYSGECSKFDSHLQSSFRGSHLLGFKPLKDFPGQRFDHKHRKPAKLPVLNLNASLPKCPDVGNLVMVWMPNEQGEHKKPDQNLFGPSLDKKPVVSLKTNRIIPCEEWISETADQKKKKSSQVPTGGQPCSSQLIHRWLKVPPPSPVTPPSYPHLESLPSWGYVFPKHELMSSLSEEDKAFAPSNIDQLDRTNEKNLCQERQFSKTKLILDVHRINLQSPVLNYPASIKVSPPRRPKSTPEVKRKGLKTPVQKINKAYRKSSRKSTKPHTSERESKGESKKSKELLELHQILINDSFLPQRQSMEEKIEDTDPVQSQLFEFKAWGVRSKKKKGSSRKKKRSREESLEPIQIPQLHIDSDEQEAVPLTPPSSREPE